A region of the Geomonas subterranea genome:
TGTGCCGCGTTAGTTGTGACGGCGGTAGCGGGTAAAGCCCGGCTGCGATAAGCGTGTGCCCATTAAAAAAGCCGCCAGTGCGGGTACGTTGCACTGGCGGCTTCAAAATTGAACGGGTTTCCTCTTCATGCTGTCATGCTACCCTCTTAGAAGATTCGGTACAGGCTTTAATTTATACTCCCAGTTGCGCCTCGGCGTCAATGAGAATGGGTCAAGGTAGGGAAAATCCCGATATTCCGACTCAGATAACCCAAAGAAAGGCAAATCCCCCCTGCCCCCTCGGAGAACTTTGGTTCTCCCGAAGCGCTTCGTGGCGACATCCTACTGGCTTCCAAAAGGGTTTGGAGGAACTGCAAAATAAGGTATGACTGGCGGAAGAAGGAGGCACTTGCGGGGACAAAGAAAAAGGGCAGAAAAGGGGACAGGCTACTTTTCCTTTTTTGAGCACTGCTTGCAGAATGGGTCAAGGCGGTGATTTTTGTTGTTGCGGGAAGAGTTTTTGTGATGGGGCAAAATGTCGCTGGGCGGCGGACCGGGCCATCCTCTCATCTTAGCTGTCGCGTTCGGCGCAGCAAGGCAACAACACGCTGAACGTACTCCCCTTGTCCGGCTCACTATTGACACGGATTGCCCCTTTGTGACCGCGCACTATGCCTTGTACTGCAGGAAGCCCCAATCCCCTCCCGGTAAACTTGGTGGAAAAGAACGGGTCAAAAATCTTCTCTTGCGTCTCTTTGTTCATGCCACAGCCGGTGTCTCTTATCTCCAGCAGCACATACCGCCCTTCCGGAACGGCGCCACCAAACCCGCCATCATCCAGGCAGTGCCGGTCGCAATCCCGCCAACTGGTAGACACGGTGATGGTTCCAGGCTGATCTCCAATGGACTCGGAGGCGTTGAGCACCAGATTCGTGACGATCTGGGATATCTGGCTGGCATCTGCTTCCATCAGAGGAATCGGCTTGGTCAGATTCAATATGAGTTCCGCCTTGGATGTGATGGAGGACATCAGGACGCGCCCCTGTTTCTCGATAACCCCATTCAGGTCAACCGACTCGACGACGAATTTCCCTTTGCCCGAGTAGGCCAGCATCTGTCTGGCGAGGTCAGCGGCTTTCTCTGCAGATTTCTCGATCCGCTTCAGGTTTTCCCGAACGGAGGAACCGATATCCGCCTGCAATAGTGCAAGTTCGGCATTGCCAATTATGGCTGTGAGAATATTGTTGAAGTCGTGTGCGATGCCTCCAGCCAGAATCCCCAGGCTTTCCATCCTCCTGGCGTCCTGCAGCTGACGTTCAAGCTTCAGGTGCTCTTCCTGGGCCATTTTACGTTCTGTTGTTTCCAGCAGGGAGAACACCAGCCCTATGACGTTACCTGTGGAGTCGCGAACAGGGATAAGCGACCAGTCCCAGTACGTCACGCCCCGCTCTGGCTGATCGGGAAATTCGAAAGGCCGCTCCTTGATGTACGCCGGTATGCCGGTGTCGCGCACCTGACGAAAAAGCGCTTCTACTTCGCCCCCCGGGTAGAGAGAAAAGTGGTTCCTGCCGACCATCTCTTCCGGCCTCAGCCGGCAGGTGGCGGCATACGCGCTGTTGACGGCCACGAAGTTGAAATCCAAATCGAGGTAGACCAGACAAACATCGGTCGCGTTTATAATTTCCATCATCATCGCATGTTGACGCTCAGCCTCATCCTGCACCTTTTTCAGCTCAGTGACATCGACTCCCAGGCCGCCAACGAACCTTTTTCCTGCGGCATCCTTGAACAGGAACTTGGTGGTAAGCCACCAGGATGTCATCCCTGTCGCGTCCACTACGGGCTCTATGGTTTCCAGCGAAGTCCCGCTGGCAAGGACCTGGTGATCGTGGATGCGAAATACTTCAGCAAGATCCTGCGGCCACAGTTCGTAGTCTGTCTTGCCGTACCAGTTTTTCGATTCTGCGGCAAACCTTTTACAGAAGGTATCATTTCGGAACACGTGCCGACCATCCTCATCCTTCATCCAGGAGACGATGGAATTATTGCTGAGATATGACTGCAGCAAGCGTTCCGATGCCCTGGATTCCGCTTCAGCCTGCAACCGCTTGCGGCGATTCCACACCAGGAAGACGATCAGGGCGCCCTCCCCCGCCATCAACAGGATGGCGATGCCAATGTACCCCCAGTACTGTTCCCAAAATCCCGGACGGTAGTTGATGAGAACGCTGCCTTTAGGGAGTCGGGATTTGTCCACCCCCCAGCGCCGTATTTCATTCCAGTCAAACATCGGAGCGTGCTTCAGAAAACTGACCTCTTTCACGTAACCTGCTTTGCCGGCTATGAGTTCCCCGGCAAGGCGGGCAGTCTCCTCTCCAAGTTTTCCAAAAGAGAGGAGATCACCGCCGACGATACCTGAGCCCAGTAGCGAGTCGTAGAGACCGAATACCGGTGATTTTGAGGCACGGGAAATGTCGGACACACCAGCTGTCGGGAGATAGCTGTTTCCACTGGAGTCCTTTGTCAGTCTGGTATAAAGGATGATGGTATGGTCGCGCCTCTTTCCAACCTCCTGTAAAATCCCGGGCAAGGAATTGTTTGTCAAATAGCGAACGGAAAGCGTCCCTGTGAAATTTTTCAGCGCATCCTGCGCGGCCTCCAGGTAGGGTGCATCGTCCATCGTCGGGCCTGACACGACAATGATCTCCTTGGTATCTGGAAGCAGCGCCAAGGCATAGCGGAGAGTGTGCAATGCATCGAGGCTGTAGACGAGCTGTATGACCTTTCGTCCCAGGCCAGGCGGCGTTTCCGTCTCTTTCGGAACCACAGCCACCATCGGTACGCCGCGAAAAAGGTCCTTCCCTTCCGACTTCATGAAGTTCCACGCATCCCCATGAAACACGACTATCGAATCGAATTTCGTGCCGGAATATTTACGGCTCAGAAACCTGGCAAGTTCTCGCGGGTACGCAGGGTCAGGGTGACGCTGAAGATCGAGGTACTCCTGGTACTGATCAGCATCATCAAAGCCTGCTTTTTTCAATGCCGGCAGCAATCCGTTATTGATGATTTGGTGGGCATGGAGCTGGCTGACTC
Encoded here:
- a CDS encoding PAS domain-containing sensor histidine kinase translates to MTSEMHKHPLYFPVFFHSPLCRLLPSVLILLVLGIHQASAYNEQAPHPPKVLIIYGRVSQLHAHQIINNGLLPALKKAGFDDADQYQEYLDLQRHPDPAYPRELARFLSRKYSGTKFDSIVVFHGDAWNFMKSEGKDLFRGVPMVAVVPKETETPPGLGRKVIQLVYSLDALHTLRYALALLPDTKEIIVVSGPTMDDAPYLEAAQDALKNFTGTLSVRYLTNNSLPGILQEVGKRRDHTIILYTRLTKDSSGNSYLPTAGVSDISRASKSPVFGLYDSLLGSGIVGGDLLSFGKLGEETARLAGELIAGKAGYVKEVSFLKHAPMFDWNEIRRWGVDKSRLPKGSVLINYRPGFWEQYWGYIGIAILLMAGEGALIVFLVWNRRKRLQAEAESRASERLLQSYLSNNSIVSWMKDEDGRHVFRNDTFCKRFAAESKNWYGKTDYELWPQDLAEVFRIHDHQVLASGTSLETIEPVVDATGMTSWWLTTKFLFKDAAGKRFVGGLGVDVTELKKVQDEAERQHAMMMEIINATDVCLVYLDLDFNFVAVNSAYAATCRLRPEEMVGRNHFSLYPGGEVEALFRQVRDTGIPAYIKERPFEFPDQPERGVTYWDWSLIPVRDSTGNVIGLVFSLLETTERKMAQEEHLKLERQLQDARRMESLGILAGGIAHDFNNILTAIIGNAELALLQADIGSSVRENLKRIEKSAEKAADLARQMLAYSGKGKFVVESVDLNGVIEKQGRVLMSSITSKAELILNLTKPIPLMEADASQISQIVTNLVLNASESIGDQPGTITVSTSWRDCDRHCLDDGGFGGAVPEGRYVLLEIRDTGCGMNKETQEKIFDPFFSTKFTGRGLGLPAVQGIVRGHKGAIRVNSEPDKGSTFSVLLPCCAERDS